The Solanum dulcamara chromosome 6, daSolDulc1.2, whole genome shotgun sequence genome contains the following window.
TGCCAATAAAGACTTTAACGACTCTGGATGCAATGACATTAACTCAATATAATTATCGCTaaatatttttgcaaaaaaaaaatctattatcATTAAATGTCGCACGTACCTGTGAAGCTGGAACAGGAGGTGAAGGACGATGAACAATAATGTTTTGAATACGACAACGTTTGTTAGTGACAGAAGTTGGACAATTCACAAATATCTTTACATCATTTGTGTAGCAAAATGTAACTTGATTCAAATAAGCATGAGTTGTATTAATGTCTTTGCAAGTGAAAGACATATCCTTATTGCTTGCAACTTGTTTGAATGAGTTCAAGATTTCAACGTTGTTGTATGTAGCAGAGTCACAAGGGACAATTCCATTTGAGTTTATTAAATGACATTGTAATAAATCTCCAATTTCATTAGCCAATCTTGAATCCCTAATGAAATATTGTGTTGGAGTTTTGAACTTTTGTATTATGAATGTTCCATATGTATTCCAACCTTTCTTCCACATGTCTTTGGGATCTTGTTTAGTGAGAGAGGCCCAAAAAAGGCTGAGTTTGTCTACCATCGCGGTATCAAACTATGACACATGTGCGGATacatggatcaaaatgagatagtgatgaaactttccacgcaatttgtctttcgggttcctttttctctccccctaattgcGGAAAAGTTGTTTAATCAAACCAACAATCTACAAATCGAACAGTAAATAAGTCTAATATCATCGGTTCAAGATAGCAAATTGTGGAGAgtgagtcaaacccaatatatatatcaaccTTCGTTAATGGCCTATCTTTGTACGGTGTGGTGGTGCTACAAGTATGTATACCGCACAACTAATAATTCGTAAATGGATTATATTTATCTAATgatcaaatactaattgtgatggagtatatttattataatttatcggtctgagacgtacaagtgttgTTGCATCTAAGCTAGCATGACTTCAAACAGTAAtcgacaattttattttcattagtagaggtcttgctatcaattataggcgcttaataaatgactctgcaaggccaaaagcttgagatgtaaattctccagcattatcaaaaCGAAtaaccttaattggataatctgaaaattgtgcccttaatcttattatttatactaacaacttcgcaaatgcTAGGTTGCAAGATAttaagaggcacacatgagaccatctagatgatgtatctactaggaccataaaatatctaaataatccactaggtgaatgaataggtccacatatattcCGTGCATATGCtctaaaaagtcaaaaaattcGATGTCAACCTTCAGGGTTAATGGCTGATAATTAATTtgtcttgataacaagcagcacatgaaaattcattatttgtaagaatcttcaaGTTCTTTAAGCAAtatccagttgaattttcaagaattcgtttcatcattattgatccagaatgacctatttgatcatgtcataacacaaatatatttagatcaataaacttctggtttacgatcaaatgtgatttaattgcactaatttttacataatataggccagacaataaaattaataattttttcaaaatatatttctgacctgagacactcttggttataccaaggtattcaatattcatttcatttagtgtctcaacatgatattcaTTTTTGCGTAtatctttaaattttaacaagtttcttgagaacttagaagagaataatgcatcttctataacaatttttgtcccttaggcagaaatatagtagctctttcaGAGCCTTTAATCATTTTCGAGTTAGCAGAAATTGTactaacatttgcttttcttctaagcaagtaggaaaaatatttctcgttgtcacaacccaagcctagggcctagatgcgacacggcgaatgagacacccgaaggtacctcacccaagcctcttagcattcattaagcatttcattagtaatgataaataataagcggaaataaaaacatttatccatttatgtccaaacatacctctactaatagacttggcaggggctaagacatgtccctagctcaccctcaatataagtgtcacgaaatgttttaaataaagtcttactattctacataaccaaagcttagaataaaaaggggatgttattcccgaaacatgggaactcaccactagCAAATCTTCAACTAATACGAGTTAGCCACGCGGAGGAGATCGAGGAGCGGCGACGGttcctacatggtaatatcatgtaggcaagagtatgcgttagtactttgaatgtactaagtatgcgagtatgctatgaaatgaagaacataagaaaaacatgaataagcaatatgcataagcgAATgcaataaacatgatcataggaaactttaaaatattcatttttttgtggggaagtgaccctaaccgacatttaagaccatgagagctattacatggaatccaacataacaccctacattggcacggggagtctacttgccgggtagaaatccgtcaactttaacgttctataactttaactttattggctaattatggatccactagcctaactAGCCTAcaaggctcctatgttggcgcatagttaatgcatcatgagactttacttaaggaccccttaggtcgagtcccaatctatatgctacattcggtgctaggtcaatcccacggaataacatttaaatatcataatagcataagcattgtataactttagacattaAATCATTTTccgtagaatagctcattaaatatttcatttaatAGAACTATGTGAGAGTTATCCTTTCACGTTGAATCCCTTCTTTGGCTAAAAGccttttcatcatcattcaatcatttctcaAGGCCCCCTTAATCAtgggcatttgcttcataaactttcaatccaacgccaagccaaaataggctaaaaacttGCACATCTGAtggtggtgcgtcgcgccaagtcccaaactactgaggccattttctggcgctatagtggcatggggcaccactggagcgccaagcctgaatttTGCCCAGGCCTGAATTTCCTatagtactagtctgtagtaaaatggccataccttttgactccgaaatccaaaaattgcaatcttggtggcgttggaaagaagactcaaagacctttagtTTGGTAGGTTGTGGTCCACCGAGTTCAGTATATTccaggagatatggtcgtttgaagttgacccttacaCGAACTCATTGCGGAAACTTAGTCGatgggaattctttggacttggcttggtgttagagatcccttatgacccctaaacacatccaacacacttcaattacttataaattgaacctaactcatatatgaaattagaagtcgtcgggttcaagcctatacgcctaTGAAGGATGGTTCGGGTCTTGACATGGAATTTTTCAAGGCGTTAcactcgtctttaaaaatggcataaGTTGTTCCACTATTACACATATATTCTCAtgattgattattgatccaaacaaactttgaggcatattcatatttttcttgaaaaagaaataggataaatattataattaaaacatggttcattatacaaattttatttatttacatgaattagaaaaatacaaatatattatttagtacagaaaaataaaaagaaaattatttaaatattatcagaattatcaatattcatattttctgtaagaaattaaagaaat
Protein-coding sequences here:
- the LOC129893011 gene encoding uncharacterized protein LOC129893011 yields the protein MVDKLSLFWASLTKQDPKDMWKKGWNTYGTFIIQKFKTPTQYFIRDSRLANEIGDLLQCHLINSNGIVPCDSATYNNVEILNSFKQVASNKDMSFTCKDINTTHAYLNQVTFCYTNDVKIFVNCPTSVTNKRCRIQNIIVHRPSPPVPASQALLMKGEKLPANSLWENHPE